One window of the Anaeromyxobacter dehalogenans 2CP-C genome contains the following:
- a CDS encoding anti-sigma factor antagonist, which translates to MYEARNQDEVTVIRCVGELTRDELSAIAGLAQRARHEGRMVVVDLKRVTHLHYAGAALLKAIPGLRAAGASRYVRDLVHAGGAGGYVELYGDVEEAVRAA; encoded by the coding sequence ATGTACGAGGCGCGCAACCAGGACGAGGTCACGGTGATCCGCTGCGTGGGCGAGCTCACGCGCGACGAGCTGTCCGCCATCGCGGGGCTGGCGCAGCGCGCCCGCCACGAGGGCCGGATGGTGGTGGTGGACCTGAAGCGCGTCACGCACCTGCACTACGCGGGCGCGGCGCTGCTGAAGGCCATCCCCGGCCTGCGCGCCGCGGGCGCGAGCCGCTACGTGCGCGACCTGGTGCACGCCGGCGGCGCGGGCGGCTACGTGGAGCTGTATGGCGACGTGGAGGAGGCCGTCCGGGCGGCGTGA
- a CDS encoding formate dehydrogenase subunit gamma, which translates to MMPAMRMPPGREVVPRYSTGERLTHWAVAVAYVALFLSGLAMFHPFFYWTSAFFGGAAFMRVLHPFLGVALFVLFYAYALRLWRDNIMTDSDKKWMSNMVAYMNKAAEPYVDGKYNAGQKLMYWSMVVVIAGLFLTGIVLWRPYFAPSFALVTRRVAAVLHAGLAFVMFVGIGIHVYAAYWTKGSMRAMTRGTVSGAWARFHHPGWYARMTGKERP; encoded by the coding sequence ATGATGCCTGCGATGCGGATGCCGCCGGGGCGAGAGGTCGTCCCGCGCTACTCGACCGGCGAGCGCCTCACGCACTGGGCCGTGGCGGTCGCCTACGTGGCGCTGTTCCTCTCCGGCCTCGCCATGTTCCACCCGTTCTTCTACTGGACCAGCGCGTTCTTCGGCGGCGCGGCGTTCATGCGGGTGCTCCACCCGTTCCTGGGGGTGGCGCTGTTCGTGCTGTTCTACGCGTACGCGCTGCGGCTGTGGCGCGACAACATCATGACGGACAGCGACAAGAAGTGGATGAGCAACATGGTCGCCTACATGAACAAGGCGGCCGAGCCCTACGTGGACGGGAAGTACAACGCCGGCCAGAAGCTCATGTACTGGTCGATGGTGGTGGTGATCGCCGGCCTGTTCCTCACCGGCATCGTGCTGTGGCGTCCCTACTTCGCGCCGTCGTTCGCGCTCGTCACCCGCCGCGTGGCGGCCGTCCTCCACGCCGGGCTCGCGTTCGTGATGTTCGTGGGCATCGGCATCCACGTCTACGCCGCCTACTGGACCAAGGGCTCGATGCGCGCCATGACCCGGGGCACCGTCTCCGGCGCGTGGGCGCGCTTCCACCACCCGGGCTGGTACGCCCGGATGACGGGCAAGGAGCGGCCGTGA
- a CDS encoding SMI1/KNR4 family protein: protein MHSADRALAAVERALHLQLPRGLFLPGGLGPFDETVDPEALLEPAAGAVRGGELLPDALPFARGADGAVLALRFGPGGRPREAIAWHPGGAWHPTDLAPGLASEPARLRRACEAALESGLAVLAGESGAASLAQDLGVARETFSDWLLDARLVPAAARAALRRLTGAGDVALFAQDWSAAASAARAALAARPDLAWPGAVLGWHEEGRGRAADAARAYAGALGAFGGTLAFAGRLARPGESAARVISAAWQRATGGRAAPDPALRAALAGPGPLRAHLLAESDRARAEGRHAAAWDLALRAGWQRHVAVDMDDVLGRMLDAAEAAGHAAHAELARLHLRAWVGSGR, encoded by the coding sequence ATGCACTCCGCGGACCGGGCGCTGGCCGCCGTCGAGCGCGCGCTGCACCTGCAGCTCCCTCGCGGGCTGTTCCTCCCGGGCGGGCTCGGCCCGTTCGACGAGACGGTAGACCCGGAGGCGCTGCTCGAGCCGGCGGCCGGCGCGGTGCGCGGGGGCGAGCTGCTCCCGGACGCGCTGCCGTTCGCGCGCGGCGCGGACGGCGCGGTGCTGGCGCTCCGCTTCGGGCCGGGCGGACGCCCCCGCGAGGCGATCGCCTGGCACCCCGGCGGCGCCTGGCACCCGACCGACCTCGCCCCCGGGCTCGCGTCCGAGCCGGCGCGCCTGCGCCGGGCGTGCGAGGCGGCGCTGGAGAGCGGCCTCGCGGTGCTGGCGGGCGAGAGCGGCGCGGCGTCGCTGGCGCAGGACCTCGGCGTCGCGCGCGAGACGTTCTCCGACTGGCTGCTCGACGCGCGGCTCGTGCCCGCGGCCGCGCGCGCCGCGCTGCGCCGGCTCACCGGGGCGGGCGACGTGGCGCTGTTCGCGCAGGACTGGAGCGCGGCGGCGTCGGCCGCGCGCGCCGCGCTCGCGGCCCGGCCGGATCTCGCGTGGCCGGGCGCGGTGCTGGGCTGGCACGAGGAGGGGCGGGGTCGCGCCGCGGACGCGGCCCGCGCGTACGCCGGCGCGCTGGGCGCGTTCGGGGGCACGCTCGCGTTCGCGGGTCGCCTGGCGCGCCCGGGCGAGAGCGCGGCCCGCGTCATCTCGGCGGCGTGGCAGCGAGCGACCGGCGGCCGCGCGGCGCCGGATCCCGCGCTGCGCGCCGCGCTGGCCGGGCCCGGGCCGCTGCGCGCGCACCTCCTCGCCGAGAGCGACCGCGCGCGGGCCGAGGGGCGCCACGCCGCCGCGTGGGACCTGGCGCTGCGGGCGGGCTGGCAGCGTCACGTCGCGGTGGACATGGACGACGTGCTGGGGCGGATGCTCGACGCGGCGGAGGCGGCCGGCCACGCCGCGCACGCCGAGCTGGCGCGGCTGCACCTCCGCGCCTGGGTCGGGTCGGGACGGTAG
- the fdxH gene encoding formate dehydrogenase subunit beta, whose product MAFQSLDVINRSASTSTPPQARGALEVAKLIDISKCIGCKACQSACMEWNDLRDEVGINPGHYDNPADLTAQSWTVMRFYEEELPADKGLAWLIVKDGCLHCAEPGCLKACPAPGAIVQYANGIVDFQQDQCIGCGYCQTGCPFNIPRYSMKDQKAYKCTLCSDRVSVGLEPACVKTCPTGALAFGTKTDMKDLAGERLVELKSRGFEKAALYDPSGVGGTHVLFVLPHGDPELYRLPKDPRVSPLVALWRSGVAKTLGVLTMVSVVVAGIFHYMKVGPIEVDEDHKENPS is encoded by the coding sequence ATGGCGTTCCAGTCTCTCGACGTCATCAACCGGTCCGCCTCCACCAGCACGCCGCCGCAGGCGCGCGGCGCGCTGGAGGTCGCGAAGCTCATCGACATCTCCAAGTGCATCGGCTGCAAGGCGTGCCAGTCGGCGTGCATGGAGTGGAACGACCTGCGCGACGAGGTGGGGATCAACCCGGGCCACTACGACAACCCGGCCGACCTCACCGCGCAGTCGTGGACGGTGATGCGCTTCTACGAGGAGGAGCTCCCCGCGGACAAGGGGCTCGCCTGGCTCATCGTGAAGGACGGCTGCCTGCACTGCGCCGAGCCCGGGTGCCTGAAGGCCTGCCCGGCCCCCGGCGCGATCGTGCAGTACGCGAACGGGATCGTGGACTTCCAGCAGGACCAGTGCATCGGCTGCGGGTACTGCCAGACCGGCTGTCCGTTCAACATCCCGCGCTACTCGATGAAGGACCAGAAGGCGTACAAGTGCACGCTCTGCTCCGACCGCGTCTCGGTCGGGCTCGAGCCGGCGTGCGTGAAGACCTGCCCCACCGGCGCGCTCGCCTTCGGCACCAAGACGGACATGAAGGACCTCGCCGGCGAGCGGCTGGTCGAGCTGAAGTCGCGCGGCTTCGAGAAGGCGGCGCTCTACGATCCGTCCGGCGTGGGCGGCACGCACGTGCTGTTCGTGCTGCCGCACGGCGATCCGGAGCTGTACCGGCTGCCGAAGGATCCGCGCGTGTCGCCGCTGGTGGCGCTGTGGCGCAGCGGCGTCGCCAAGACGCTGGGCGTCCTCACCATGGTCTCGGTCGTGGTGGCCGGGATCTTCCACTACATGAAGGTCGGGCCGATCGAGGTCGACGAGGACCACAAGGAGAACCCGTCATGA
- the fdhE gene encoding formate dehydrogenase accessory protein FdhE, whose translation MNTLVQLPGVEIPYLRLPEPGLLFAGRAGRFQAVAAERGGDPFLAFLGRLATAQRAAIAAVPGFVPPRAPGRPLDRDALAADPALGAVLRALLAALPADGLPDAAAEAVRGLRDAAPDALRRIAAGVLAGTSRREDLAAATFAGAALQVLATARAARLDPSAVARAEGGCPVCGSPPVAGVVQGDDRLRYLTCSLCAAEWHLPRIRCAGCQATAGLAYHHLENDPGARAETCAACQGYLKLFDLEERPGSEPFADDAATLALDLLLGEAGHGRIGANLFLPVGA comes from the coding sequence GTGAACACGCTCGTGCAGCTCCCCGGGGTCGAGATCCCGTACCTGCGCCTGCCGGAGCCGGGCCTGCTGTTCGCCGGCCGGGCCGGGCGGTTCCAGGCCGTCGCCGCGGAGCGCGGCGGCGATCCGTTCCTCGCGTTCCTGGGGCGGCTCGCCACCGCGCAGCGCGCTGCGATCGCGGCCGTCCCGGGGTTCGTGCCGCCGCGCGCGCCGGGCCGGCCCCTGGACCGCGACGCGCTCGCCGCGGATCCGGCGCTCGGCGCGGTGCTCCGGGCGCTGCTCGCGGCCCTCCCCGCCGACGGCCTGCCGGACGCCGCGGCGGAGGCCGTGCGCGGGCTCCGCGACGCCGCGCCGGACGCGCTCCGGCGCATCGCGGCCGGCGTGCTCGCCGGGACCTCCCGCCGCGAGGACCTGGCCGCGGCGACGTTCGCCGGGGCCGCGCTGCAGGTGCTCGCCACGGCGCGGGCCGCGCGGCTCGACCCATCCGCGGTGGCGCGGGCGGAGGGCGGCTGCCCGGTGTGCGGCTCGCCGCCGGTGGCCGGCGTGGTGCAGGGCGACGATCGCCTCCGCTACCTCACGTGCTCGCTCTGCGCGGCCGAGTGGCACCTCCCGCGGATCCGCTGCGCCGGGTGCCAGGCCACCGCCGGCCTCGCCTACCACCACCTCGAGAACGATCCCGGCGCGCGCGCCGAGACCTGCGCCGCCTGCCAGGGCTACCTGAAGCTGTTCGACCTCGAGGAGCGCCCCGGCTCGGAGCCGTTCGCCGACGACGCGGCCACGCTCGCGCTCGACCTGCTCCTCGGCGAGGCCGGGCACGGGCGCATCGGCGCGAACCTGTTCCTGCCCGTCGGCGCCTGA
- a CDS encoding SDR family oxidoreductase, protein MTSLKDKTVFITGASRGIGRAIGVAAARQGANVVVAAKTSAPHPRLPGTIHDAAEEMERAGGRALAVECDIRDEAQIAAAVARAVERFGGIDVLVNNASAIFLAGTVDTPMKRWDLMHGVNARGTFAVSQACIPHLARAANPHVLNLSPPLSMEPRWFANHLAYTMAKYGMSMCVLGMAEELRDQGIAVNALWPRTVIATAALNLLGGDETARHGRTPEIVADAAMEILRRPARACTGNFFIDDEVLREAGITDLSRYAVEPGAELMPDLFLG, encoded by the coding sequence ATGACTTCACTGAAGGACAAGACCGTCTTCATCACCGGCGCGAGCCGGGGGATCGGGCGCGCCATCGGCGTGGCCGCCGCCCGCCAGGGCGCGAACGTGGTGGTGGCCGCGAAGACCTCGGCCCCGCACCCGCGGCTCCCCGGCACCATCCACGACGCGGCCGAGGAGATGGAGCGCGCCGGCGGGCGCGCGCTCGCGGTGGAGTGCGACATCCGCGACGAGGCGCAGATCGCGGCGGCGGTGGCGCGCGCCGTCGAGCGGTTCGGCGGGATCGACGTGCTCGTCAACAACGCCAGCGCGATCTTCCTGGCGGGCACCGTGGACACGCCCATGAAGCGCTGGGACCTGATGCACGGCGTGAACGCGCGCGGCACGTTCGCCGTCTCGCAGGCCTGCATCCCGCACCTGGCCCGCGCCGCGAACCCGCACGTGCTCAACCTGTCGCCGCCGCTGTCGATGGAGCCGCGCTGGTTCGCGAACCACCTCGCCTACACCATGGCGAAGTACGGCATGAGCATGTGCGTGCTGGGCATGGCCGAGGAGCTGCGCGACCAGGGCATCGCGGTGAACGCGCTCTGGCCGCGCACCGTGATCGCCACCGCCGCGCTGAACCTGCTCGGCGGCGACGAGACCGCCCGGCACGGGCGCACGCCCGAGATCGTCGCCGACGCGGCCATGGAGATCCTCCGCCGCCCGGCCCGGGCCTGCACCGGCAACTTCTTCATCGACGACGAGGTGCTGCGCGAGGCCGGGATCACCGACCTGTCGCGCTACGCGGTCGAGCCCGGCGCCGAGCTGATGCCGGACCTGTTCCTCGGCTGA
- a CDS encoding penicillin-binding protein: MRAGPDPRAARWIAFRITVFSALLAAGLAAVAGRVFWLQVLQRDALAGEAVDQYLRELVLRPRRGVITDRSGVLLAGSADAQSAYADPKLLAEHDRSGAAVRRIARILKQDPRALQRKLAKGGRFVWLERRIPPAEAAALRRWIDEERVRAVRLVPETRRYYPKLELAAQVLGVVDDDGAGREGVELAEDELLRGEPARVPSLRDGRGRVVLADAPSPGREREGARVELTLDQGLQVVTERALARAVTGSRALSGTAVAMDPRTGEVLALASYPVANANAPRTADAIRNRPVTDAFEPGSTIKTFVIAAALDRGAVGPKDPFDCGAGRWPVGSHVIHDTHPVGWAGPSRILVESSNIGAAQIGARLGREGVRDALLAFGFGERPGIGLPGEIRGQVQLARSDIGLATQSFGQGPITASPLQVTTAMAAIANGGALVRPRLVKRVLDPATGQVLEAPAAEVVRQAVRPEVAAMVARWLVGVVEEPKGTGKRARLDGWRAAGKTGTAQKPDRISGGYSADRHYSSFVGFAPGEQARIAIGVFIDEPRGEIYGGEVAAPAFREIAEYALRMMGVPPDPSAVRTPPPAAIEVAQAPAADEPPEPPAVEWADRRQAAMPAGSVAVPALAGLPMRAAIRRLEELDLAPDPSGSGRVIGQTPAAGKVVARGSRVRVTLAPAG, translated from the coding sequence GTGCGCGCCGGGCCGGACCCCCGCGCCGCGCGCTGGATCGCCTTCCGCATCACCGTGTTCTCCGCCCTGCTCGCCGCCGGCCTGGCCGCGGTGGCGGGGCGGGTGTTCTGGCTGCAGGTGCTGCAGCGCGACGCGCTCGCCGGCGAGGCGGTGGACCAGTACCTGCGCGAGCTGGTGCTCCGGCCGCGGCGCGGCGTCATCACCGATCGCAGCGGCGTGCTGCTCGCCGGCAGCGCCGACGCGCAGTCCGCCTACGCCGACCCGAAGCTGCTCGCCGAGCACGACCGCTCCGGCGCCGCGGTCCGGCGCATCGCCCGCATCCTGAAGCAGGACCCGCGCGCGCTGCAGCGGAAGCTCGCCAAGGGCGGGCGCTTCGTGTGGCTGGAGCGGCGCATCCCGCCCGCCGAGGCGGCCGCGCTGCGCAGGTGGATCGACGAGGAGCGGGTGCGCGCGGTGCGGCTCGTCCCCGAGACGCGGCGCTACTACCCGAAGCTCGAGCTGGCGGCGCAGGTGCTGGGCGTGGTGGACGACGACGGCGCGGGGCGGGAGGGCGTGGAGCTCGCCGAGGACGAGCTGCTCCGGGGCGAGCCGGCGCGCGTGCCGTCGCTGCGCGACGGGCGCGGGCGGGTGGTGCTCGCCGACGCGCCCTCGCCCGGCCGCGAGCGCGAGGGCGCGCGGGTGGAGCTGACGCTCGACCAGGGCCTGCAGGTGGTGACGGAGCGGGCGCTGGCGCGGGCGGTGACCGGCTCGCGCGCGCTGTCCGGCACCGCCGTGGCGATGGACCCGCGCACCGGCGAGGTGCTGGCGCTCGCCAGCTACCCGGTCGCGAACGCGAACGCGCCGCGCACCGCGGACGCCATCCGCAACCGCCCGGTGACCGACGCGTTCGAGCCCGGCTCCACCATCAAGACGTTCGTGATCGCGGCGGCGCTCGACCGCGGCGCCGTCGGCCCGAAGGACCCGTTCGACTGCGGCGCGGGCCGCTGGCCGGTGGGCAGCCACGTGATCCACGACACCCACCCGGTGGGCTGGGCGGGGCCGTCGCGCATCCTGGTGGAGAGCTCCAACATCGGCGCGGCGCAGATCGGCGCGCGGCTCGGGCGGGAGGGCGTGCGCGACGCGCTGCTCGCGTTCGGCTTCGGCGAGCGCCCCGGCATCGGGCTGCCCGGCGAGATCCGCGGGCAGGTGCAGCTGGCCCGCTCCGACATCGGCCTCGCCACCCAGAGCTTCGGCCAGGGTCCCATCACCGCCAGCCCGCTCCAGGTCACGACGGCGATGGCCGCGATCGCGAACGGCGGCGCGCTGGTGCGCCCGCGCCTGGTGAAGCGCGTGCTCGACCCCGCCACCGGGCAGGTGCTGGAGGCGCCCGCCGCCGAGGTGGTCCGGCAGGCGGTGCGCCCGGAGGTCGCCGCGATGGTGGCGCGGTGGCTGGTGGGCGTGGTGGAGGAGCCGAAGGGAACGGGGAAGCGCGCGCGGCTCGACGGCTGGCGCGCCGCCGGGAAGACCGGCACCGCCCAGAAGCCGGACCGGATCTCCGGCGGCTACTCCGCCGACCGGCACTACAGCTCGTTCGTGGGCTTCGCGCCGGGGGAGCAGGCGCGCATCGCCATCGGCGTGTTCATCGACGAGCCGCGCGGCGAGATCTACGGCGGCGAGGTGGCGGCGCCGGCGTTCCGCGAGATCGCCGAGTACGCGCTGCGGATGATGGGCGTGCCGCCGGATCCGTCGGCGGTGCGCACCCCGCCCCCCGCCGCGATCGAGGTGGCGCAGGCGCCGGCCGCCGACGAGCCGCCGGAGCCGCCCGCGGTGGAGTGGGCCGACCGGCGCCAGGCGGCGATGCCCGCCGGCAGCGTGGCGGTCCCGGCGCTGGCCGGCCTCCCCATGCGCGCCGCCATCCGCCGCCTGGAGGAGCTCGACCTCGCCCCCGACCCGAGCGGCTCGGGCCGGGTGATCG
- a CDS encoding division/cell wall cluster transcriptional repressor MraZ: protein MFFGTFNHAIDAKGRTSLPAKFREALAAAGEPRIVLMQYPHWRAVQALPQSVWNELVKKVMEASPLDARWQRNVLKFVSSAHEVDLDVHGRVLVPPPLREWAGLQKDVVWVGMGRTIHLYDRAAYDEQMSAEIPADQVVDFFRT, encoded by the coding sequence GTGTTCTTCGGAACCTTCAACCACGCGATCGACGCGAAGGGGCGCACCAGCCTCCCCGCGAAGTTTCGCGAGGCGCTGGCCGCGGCCGGGGAGCCGCGCATCGTGCTCATGCAGTACCCGCACTGGCGGGCGGTGCAGGCGCTCCCGCAGTCGGTCTGGAACGAGCTGGTGAAGAAGGTGATGGAGGCCTCGCCGCTCGACGCGCGGTGGCAGCGCAACGTGCTCAAGTTCGTCTCGAGCGCGCACGAGGTGGACCTCGACGTCCACGGCCGCGTGCTGGTCCCGCCGCCGCTCCGCGAGTGGGCGGGCCTGCAGAAGGACGTCGTCTGGGTGGGGATGGGGCGGACCATCCACCTGTACGACCGGGCGGCCTACGACGAGCAGATGTCCGCGGAGATCCCGGCGGACCAGGTGGTGGACTTCTTCAGGACGTAG
- the rsmH gene encoding 16S rRNA (cytosine(1402)-N(4))-methyltransferase RsmH has product MSADFRHEPVLANEVLELLRPRPGELFLDGTLGGGGHSGLLLEAGARVIALDKDPRALAAATARLARFGEAFRAVRSDFRDAKNVLEALGIGAVDGALVDLGVSSPQLDEAERGFSFSRPGPLDMRMGDTGETLEDLLRRIDERELARILREYGEEPFARPVARAIKAALEAEAPLDTARLAEVVAGAIPRKAWPHRIHPATRTFQALRIAVNDELGALAAWLDGLPGVLAPGGRAAAISFHSLEDRMVKEKFRALTQACTCPPDLPVCACGAKASFAAITRKAVKASDDEIARNPRARSARLRAVEKLR; this is encoded by the coding sequence GTGAGCGCGGACTTTCGCCATGAGCCGGTACTCGCGAACGAGGTCCTGGAGCTCCTGCGCCCCCGGCCGGGCGAGCTGTTCCTCGACGGCACGCTCGGCGGCGGCGGGCACTCCGGCCTGCTGCTCGAGGCGGGGGCGCGCGTGATCGCCCTCGACAAGGATCCCCGCGCGCTCGCCGCGGCCACCGCCCGGCTCGCCCGCTTCGGCGAGGCGTTCCGCGCCGTGCGCTCCGACTTCCGCGACGCGAAGAACGTGCTCGAGGCGCTCGGCATCGGCGCGGTGGACGGCGCCCTGGTGGACCTGGGCGTCTCCTCGCCCCAGCTCGACGAGGCGGAGCGCGGCTTCTCCTTCTCGCGGCCCGGACCGCTCGACATGCGCATGGGCGACACCGGCGAGACGCTGGAGGACCTGCTGCGCCGGATCGACGAGCGCGAGCTGGCCCGCATCCTGCGCGAGTACGGCGAGGAGCCGTTCGCGCGGCCGGTGGCGCGCGCCATCAAGGCGGCGCTGGAGGCCGAGGCGCCGCTCGACACCGCGCGGCTCGCCGAGGTGGTGGCCGGCGCCATCCCGCGCAAGGCCTGGCCGCACCGGATCCACCCGGCCACCCGCACGTTCCAGGCGCTGCGCATCGCGGTGAACGACGAGCTGGGCGCGCTGGCGGCGTGGCTGGACGGCCTGCCCGGCGTCCTCGCGCCGGGCGGGCGCGCCGCGGCCATCTCCTTCCACTCGCTCGAGGACCGGATGGTGAAGGAGAAGTTCCGGGCGCTGACGCAGGCCTGCACCTGCCCGCCCGACCTGCCGGTGTGCGCCTGCGGGGCGAAGGCCTCCTTCGCGGCCATCACCCGCAAGGCGGTCAAGGCGTCCGACGACGAGATCGCGCGCAACCCGCGCGCCCGGAGCGCGCGCCTGCGCGCGGTGGAGAAGCTGCGATGA